One Lysinibacillus fusiformis genomic window carries:
- a CDS encoding FAD-binding dehydrogenase has protein sequence MKYDVAIVGAGLAGLVAACELVDANKKVVLVDQEPENSMGGQAFWSFGGVFLVNTPEQRRLGIKDSKELAWQDWIGTAGFDRLEDEDSWAKKWARAYVDFAAGEKYEWLKSLGIHFFPVVGWAERGGSLAGGHGNSVPRFHIVWGTGPGIVKPFVEKVKKAMKAGFLDFKPRHRVDEFIQQDNRITGISGTILAESFAQRGEKSSRLGIGEFSYEATAVIVASGGIGANIDLVRKNWPERLGTPPKNMVCGVPAYVDGRMLEITEHAGGRIVNRDRMWHYTEGLKNWDPIWPNHGIRILPGPSSLWFDAEGNRFGAPNFPGFDTLSTLEAIQKTGYDYSWFILTEKIIEKEFALSGSEQNPDLTNKSIREVLKRILPGPPRSIQAFKNHGEDFVIAYDLKELVDGMNKLVGNELLDFMKIKEQILARDREMDNKFTKDLQLTAIQGARNYVGDKIIRVAKPHKFLDTNNWPLIAVRLNILTRKTLGGLQTNLDGAVIGMNGEPVSGLYAAGEASGFGGGGVHGYRALEGTFVGGCLFSGRQVGRYLATNK, from the coding sequence ATGAAATACGATGTAGCAATTGTTGGTGCAGGGCTGGCAGGGCTAGTTGCCGCTTGTGAATTAGTGGATGCAAACAAAAAAGTGGTGTTAGTAGATCAAGAGCCTGAAAATTCGATGGGAGGTCAGGCTTTTTGGTCATTTGGTGGCGTTTTTTTGGTGAATACACCCGAGCAAAGAAGGCTTGGTATTAAGGATAGTAAGGAGCTTGCATGGCAGGATTGGATAGGGACGGCTGGCTTTGACCGTTTGGAAGATGAAGATTCATGGGCCAAGAAATGGGCGAGGGCATATGTCGATTTTGCTGCAGGTGAAAAATATGAATGGCTCAAGTCGTTAGGTATTCATTTTTTTCCAGTCGTTGGTTGGGCTGAACGGGGAGGCTCATTAGCAGGTGGGCATGGCAATTCGGTTCCTCGGTTTCATATTGTTTGGGGTACTGGCCCCGGCATTGTAAAGCCTTTTGTTGAGAAGGTAAAAAAGGCGATGAAGGCAGGTTTTCTAGACTTTAAGCCAAGACATCGTGTAGATGAGTTTATACAACAGGATAATCGAATTACCGGCATTAGTGGTACAATATTGGCAGAAAGTTTTGCGCAGCGAGGAGAGAAGAGTTCCCGGCTTGGTATTGGTGAATTCTCGTATGAAGCAACTGCAGTTATTGTCGCGAGTGGTGGCATTGGTGCAAATATAGATTTAGTACGGAAAAATTGGCCAGAGCGTCTTGGCACACCTCCGAAAAATATGGTTTGTGGAGTGCCTGCATATGTAGATGGCCGAATGTTAGAGATTACCGAACATGCAGGTGGACGTATCGTCAATCGTGACCGTATGTGGCATTATACAGAGGGCTTGAAAAATTGGGATCCTATTTGGCCAAATCATGGCATTCGTATATTGCCAGGGCCTTCTTCTTTATGGTTTGATGCAGAGGGGAATCGCTTTGGGGCACCGAATTTCCCAGGATTTGATACGTTAAGTACGTTAGAAGCCATTCAGAAGACAGGTTATGATTATTCGTGGTTTATATTGACAGAAAAAATTATAGAAAAAGAGTTTGCTTTATCGGGATCTGAGCAAAATCCTGATTTAACAAATAAAAGTATTCGTGAAGTATTAAAACGTATATTGCCTGGCCCACCTAGGTCGATTCAAGCTTTTAAGAATCATGGCGAGGATTTTGTTATTGCCTACGATTTAAAGGAATTAGTCGATGGGATGAATAAGCTTGTCGGCAATGAGCTCCTCGATTTTATGAAAATAAAGGAGCAAATTTTAGCCAGAGACCGTGAAATGGACAATAAGTTCACGAAGGATTTACAGCTAACTGCAATTCAAGGTGCAAGAAATTATGTTGGGGATAAAATTATTCGTGTTGCGAAACCACATAAATTTTTAGATACCAATAATTGGCCTCTTATTGCAGTGAGGTTAAATATATTGACGCGTAAGACATTAGGAGGTTTACAGACGAATTTAGATGGCGCTGTAATCGGTATGAATGGTGAGCCTGTATCAGGATTATACGCAGCCGGAGAAGCCAGTGGCTTTGGTGGGGGCGGTGTGCATGGCTATCGCGCGTTAGAAGGTACATTTGTTGGGGGATGCCTATTTAGTGGCCGACAAGTTGGCCGATATTTAGCGACTAATAAATAA
- the serA gene encoding phosphoglycerate dehydrogenase, with amino-acid sequence MTTATKTINVFIADPLSEDGIFPLRQEKDIDLNVIIDTGLAPEELIAKIGDVDVLLVRSQTTVTREVIEAAKNLKLIGRAGVGVDNIDLAAATEHGIIVVNAPDGNTNSAAEHTIAMMTSLARHIPQAFNTLKNGKWDRKSYVGVELKNKTLGVVGFGRIGVEVAYRAKGQRMNIMAYDPFLTDERAKELGVTKSTVEEICAAADFITVHTPLLPETRNLINKEKFAMMKDGVRIINCARGGIINEDDLYDAIVEGKVAGAALDVFVSEPATDHKLLTLPQVIATPHLGASTIEAQESVAVDVSNDIIKFYKTGTVTNPVNMPSISKELLAQVEPFFELAEKLGSFLSQITAEPVKEINLSYAGEVANYDVRPLTSNALKGLLSKNHGNHVNDVNARYLSERIGMKINEHKTTTAKGFTSLITIEVKTANETHTVAGTLLNGLGARIVKVEDYVVDVVPQGHLLYIKNTDKPGAIGRVATKLAEKDINIATMQVGRAQVGGTAVMMLTVDNVVTDEDLAFVSQLENIDEVKAINL; translated from the coding sequence ATGACTACTGCTACAAAAACTATTAACGTATTTATCGCTGATCCACTAAGTGAAGATGGTATCTTCCCTTTACGCCAAGAAAAAGATATAGATTTAAATGTTATTATCGACACAGGCCTTGCACCAGAGGAATTAATCGCAAAGATTGGTGATGTAGACGTATTACTAGTACGTTCTCAAACAACTGTGACACGTGAAGTAATCGAAGCCGCCAAAAATTTAAAATTAATCGGTCGTGCTGGTGTAGGTGTAGATAACATCGACCTTGCTGCTGCAACTGAACACGGTATTATTGTTGTCAATGCACCAGATGGTAACACAAACTCTGCTGCTGAGCATACAATTGCCATGATGACTTCTCTTGCTCGTCACATCCCACAAGCATTCAATACACTTAAAAACGGTAAATGGGACCGTAAGTCTTATGTTGGGGTGGAGCTTAAAAACAAAACATTAGGCGTTGTCGGCTTTGGTCGTATCGGCGTAGAAGTAGCTTATCGTGCTAAAGGTCAACGTATGAATATTATGGCATACGATCCATTCTTAACAGATGAACGTGCAAAAGAGCTTGGTGTTACAAAATCTACTGTTGAAGAAATTTGTGCTGCTGCTGATTTCATTACAGTACACACACCATTACTTCCTGAAACACGTAATCTCATCAATAAAGAGAAATTCGCTATGATGAAAGATGGCGTTCGCATCATTAACTGTGCACGTGGCGGTATCATCAACGAGGACGATTTATATGATGCAATCGTAGAAGGTAAGGTGGCAGGTGCAGCGCTTGACGTATTCGTTTCCGAGCCAGCAACAGATCATAAACTGCTTACTTTACCACAAGTAATTGCAACACCTCACTTAGGTGCATCAACGATTGAAGCACAAGAGTCTGTAGCAGTTGACGTATCAAATGACATCATAAAGTTCTATAAAACAGGTACTGTGACAAACCCAGTAAACATGCCTTCAATTTCGAAAGAACTACTTGCACAGGTTGAACCTTTCTTCGAATTAGCAGAAAAACTTGGTTCATTCTTATCTCAAATAACAGCTGAGCCAGTTAAAGAAATTAACTTATCATATGCTGGTGAAGTAGCGAACTACGATGTGCGTCCATTAACATCAAACGCACTAAAAGGTCTACTTTCTAAAAATCATGGTAATCATGTGAATGACGTTAATGCTCGTTACCTATCTGAACGTATCGGCATGAAAATTAACGAACACAAAACTACAACAGCGAAAGGCTTCACTAGCTTAATTACAATTGAAGTAAAAACAGCAAATGAAACACATACAGTTGCTGGTACATTATTAAACGGTCTTGGCGCACGTATTGTCAAAGTAGAAGATTATGTTGTTGACGTTGTGCCACAAGGTCACCTACTATATATTAAAAACACAGACAAACCAGGTGCTATCGGTCGCGTAGCAACAAAGCTTGCTGAGAAAGACATCAACATTGCAACCATGCAAGTTGGTCGTGCTCAAGTTGGCGGAACAGCTGTTATGATGTTAACAGTCGATAATGTTGTCACAGATGAAGATTTAGCATTCGTTTCACAACTTGAAAACATCGACGAAGTAAAAGCGATTAACCTTTAA
- a CDS encoding RNA polymerase sigma factor, which translates to MSIEELFYLHNQTIFKYLYYLLNDEKLAEDFTQETFIRYFKYEQTIKEGAELAWLRQTARNLAYDHYRRKKLIQFVPLLNQYVELEPSVTHTPPQWLIQQEETKVLYLAISKLKLTYRDVLILRKIEGLSIQDTCDVLGWNEGKVKNTLKRALLALKKQLGGELDEEV; encoded by the coding sequence TTGTCAATTGAAGAGCTATTTTATTTACATAATCAAACGATTTTCAAATACTTATACTACCTACTCAATGATGAAAAATTAGCTGAGGATTTCACACAAGAAACCTTTATTCGCTACTTTAAATATGAACAAACAATTAAAGAAGGTGCTGAACTCGCTTGGCTAAGGCAAACTGCACGTAACCTTGCCTACGACCATTATCGTAGGAAGAAACTTATTCAATTTGTACCTTTATTAAATCAATATGTGGAGCTTGAACCAAGCGTCACCCATACCCCACCTCAATGGCTAATCCAACAAGAAGAAACTAAAGTTCTTTACTTAGCTATCAGCAAACTTAAGCTCACATATAGAGATGTCCTTATTTTACGTAAAATCGAGGGCTTATCTATTCAGGACACCTGTGATGTACTGGGATGGAACGAGGGTAAAGTAAAAAACACATTAAAACGTGCACTTCTTGCATTAAAAAAACAGCTTGGAGGTGAATTGGATGAAGAAGTATGA
- a CDS encoding aldehyde dehydrogenase, with translation MGNTQTKLREVKLFINGEYVESSSQTLFEVKNPATQEIIAKVHEASFEDVDRACEAARQAFEEGPWRTMPLSERCAKIRRMAEIILERKEELARLEALDVGKPYQVALEREIPRAAENLKFFADFMEHQGGEVYPMDDAYLNYTRYEPVGVAALITPWNLPFMLTTWKLGPCLASGNTAVIKPAEITPLTVSLLGEIAKQAGIPDGVVNVVHGFGVQSAGEFMTTHPEVDLISFTGETTTGKAIMKNGADSLKKVSFELGGKAANIIFEDANLDKAIPVSIQAAFMNSGQVCLAGSRILVQRTILDKFLTRFKEAAAVLVVGDPQDSKTNMGPVVSEAHYNKVTSYLSIAEYENSTLIFGGERPELPVHLSTGYYLQPTIYLQENPQARICQEEIFGPIVTIIPFDTEKEALAIANGTEYGLNAVVWTENLQRAHHISHSVRAGTIWVNCWFVRDLRAPFGGFKKSGVGREGGHHSLEFFTEAKNICIALK, from the coding sequence ATGGGGAATACACAAACGAAATTGAGGGAAGTAAAGCTATTTATAAATGGGGAATATGTAGAATCTTCTTCTCAAACATTGTTCGAGGTGAAAAATCCTGCAACGCAGGAAATAATTGCAAAGGTTCATGAAGCGAGCTTTGAAGACGTAGATCGTGCGTGTGAAGCAGCGCGGCAAGCTTTCGAAGAAGGACCTTGGCGTACAATGCCATTATCTGAGCGTTGTGCGAAAATTCGTCGAATGGCAGAGATTATCCTGGAACGCAAGGAAGAGCTAGCGCGCTTAGAGGCACTAGATGTAGGTAAACCCTATCAGGTAGCATTAGAACGAGAAATTCCTCGTGCTGCAGAAAATTTGAAGTTTTTTGCTGACTTTATGGAACACCAAGGTGGCGAGGTCTACCCAATGGATGATGCTTATTTAAATTATACGCGCTATGAGCCAGTTGGGGTTGCTGCGTTAATTACACCATGGAATTTACCGTTTATGCTAACAACGTGGAAGCTTGGGCCATGTTTAGCTTCAGGGAACACGGCAGTAATAAAGCCGGCAGAAATTACACCATTAACTGTATCGTTACTTGGTGAAATTGCAAAGCAGGCGGGTATTCCCGATGGCGTTGTCAATGTTGTTCATGGTTTTGGAGTACAATCAGCCGGAGAATTTATGACGACACATCCTGAAGTCGATTTAATTTCCTTTACGGGAGAAACAACGACAGGGAAAGCGATTATGAAAAATGGTGCTGATTCGTTGAAAAAAGTTTCGTTTGAGTTAGGCGGCAAGGCAGCAAATATTATTTTTGAAGATGCGAATTTAGACAAAGCCATCCCTGTATCGATTCAGGCAGCTTTTATGAATTCCGGTCAAGTTTGTCTAGCTGGTTCACGTATTTTAGTGCAACGTACCATTCTAGATAAATTCCTTACACGTTTTAAAGAAGCGGCTGCAGTATTAGTTGTTGGTGATCCCCAAGATTCCAAAACGAATATGGGACCAGTCGTAAGTGAAGCACATTATAATAAGGTGACCAGCTATTTAAGTATCGCTGAATATGAAAATTCTACACTTATTTTCGGGGGTGAACGTCCTGAGTTACCAGTACATTTAAGTACAGGCTATTACTTGCAACCGACAATCTATTTACAAGAAAATCCACAAGCCCGCATTTGCCAAGAGGAAATTTTCGGTCCTATCGTTACGATTATCCCATTTGATACAGAGAAAGAGGCACTTGCGATTGCAAACGGTACAGAGTACGGTTTAAATGCAGTAGTCTGGACAGAAAATTTACAGCGTGCACATCACATTTCTCATAGTGTACGTGCAGGTACAATTTGGGTAAACTGCTGGTTTGTGCGTGACTTACGTGCTCCGTTTGGAGGTTTTAAAAAGAGTGGAGTAGGACGTGAAGGCGGTCACCATAGCTTGGAATTTTTCACGGAAGCAAAAAATATTTGTATAGCGTTGAAGTGA
- a CDS encoding 4-oxalocrotonate tautomerase, giving the protein MPFIQVTFIEGRTSEQKERLIEEVSKTVSSVLEAPLETVRVCLNEIPSSHWGIAGKSIQRRQNEE; this is encoded by the coding sequence ATGCCATTTATCCAAGTAACGTTCATTGAAGGACGTACATCTGAACAAAAGGAACGGTTAATTGAAGAAGTAAGTAAAACAGTATCATCGGTTTTAGAGGCACCACTTGAGACGGTTCGTGTGTGCTTAAATGAAATTCCAAGTTCACATTGGGGAATTGCAGGAAAGTCCATCCAACGTCGACAAAATGAAGAGTAA
- a CDS encoding 2-keto-4-pentenoate hydratase has translation MMRTDTLDQIAYELYQAERDVYEVTKFVDQYPALTVETAYDIQDKLIDLKCKQEQTEISGLKLGLTSKAKQQMMGVHEPSYGVLLANMALDAQQPISLKSLIHPKIEPEIAFVFKQDLLGPVVTVAQVLAATEYIAPAMEIIDSRYLNFNFTLPDVIADNSSSSRYIVSSQKYAVNEVDLVNMGCIFTQNDEIFATSTAGSVMGHPARAIAWMANKLIARGQHIQAGDIVLSGALTGSATMRAGDSFTVGFDGMESLSVQVEL, from the coding sequence ATGATGAGAACCGATACGTTGGACCAAATTGCGTATGAGTTGTATCAAGCTGAACGGGATGTATATGAGGTCACAAAGTTTGTCGATCAATATCCAGCATTAACAGTGGAAACAGCCTACGATATTCAAGATAAACTAATTGACTTAAAGTGTAAGCAAGAGCAAACAGAAATTTCAGGACTTAAGCTAGGCTTAACGAGCAAGGCTAAACAGCAGATGATGGGTGTGCATGAGCCTTCTTACGGTGTACTATTAGCGAACATGGCATTAGACGCTCAACAGCCAATCTCATTAAAATCTTTAATTCATCCAAAAATTGAGCCAGAGATTGCCTTTGTATTTAAGCAGGATTTATTGGGGCCAGTTGTAACTGTTGCGCAGGTGCTGGCTGCAACTGAGTATATTGCACCTGCAATGGAAATTATCGATAGTCGCTATTTGAATTTCAATTTTACTTTACCGGATGTGATTGCTGATAACTCTTCTTCCTCGCGTTACATAGTGAGTTCGCAAAAATATGCGGTAAATGAAGTGGATCTTGTGAATATGGGCTGTATTTTCACGCAAAATGATGAAATATTTGCGACGAGTACAGCTGGTTCGGTTATGGGGCATCCAGCACGTGCCATCGCGTGGATGGCAAATAAATTAATCGCCCGTGGACAACACATTCAAGCGGGGGATATAGTGCTAAGTGGCGCGTTAACAGGCTCTGCAACAATGCGTGCAGGAGACAGTTTTACTGTAGGCTTTGACGGAATGGAATCATTATCAGTTCAAGTAGAGCTATAG
- the dmpG gene encoding 4-hydroxy-2-oxovalerate aldolase — translation MTKQLTVLDVTLRDGSHSMRHAFTEQQVRDVARGLGKAKLKYFEVSHGDGLGGSSLQYGFSKVDELKLIEAAREECGDSAISVLILPGIGLKEDLKNAVKAGAKMARVATHVTEANVAGQHIYLSRELGLKTVGFLMMAHMAPTSVIVEQAKLFESYGAEIIYVTDSAGAMLPHEVKERVAALKSHVSCEIGFHAHNNLSLAMANTMAAVEAGATYVDGSLRCLGAGSGNTQTEVMVAVFNRLGYETGIDLYSTIDVANDVVARFMPHPQEITGSSLMMGYAGVYSSFLLFTQEAAKKYNVDEREILVELGKMKAVGGQEDLIAEIARDLSSFSKRLSPLKVVR, via the coding sequence ATGACAAAACAACTAACAGTTTTAGATGTGACATTGCGAGATGGCAGTCATTCGATGCGCCATGCATTTACAGAGCAGCAAGTACGAGATGTAGCCCGAGGTTTAGGGAAAGCAAAGTTGAAGTACTTCGAAGTTTCACATGGAGATGGATTAGGTGGTTCTTCTTTACAATATGGCTTTTCGAAAGTGGATGAACTGAAGTTAATCGAGGCGGCGCGAGAAGAGTGTGGTGACTCGGCTATATCGGTCTTAATATTGCCTGGTATTGGCTTAAAGGAAGATTTGAAAAATGCAGTGAAGGCTGGGGCTAAAATGGCGCGTGTGGCAACTCATGTAACCGAGGCTAATGTTGCTGGTCAACATATTTACTTAAGTCGAGAGTTAGGGTTGAAAACAGTTGGCTTTTTAATGATGGCACATATGGCGCCAACGTCTGTCATAGTAGAGCAGGCGAAATTATTTGAAAGCTACGGTGCTGAAATTATTTATGTCACGGACTCAGCAGGTGCCATGCTGCCTCATGAGGTCAAGGAACGAGTAGCTGCGCTAAAATCACATGTTTCCTGTGAAATTGGCTTCCATGCGCATAATAATTTATCACTTGCCATGGCAAATACGATGGCTGCGGTCGAAGCAGGTGCTACGTATGTGGACGGTAGTTTACGCTGTTTAGGTGCTGGTAGTGGTAATACACAAACGGAAGTAATGGTAGCTGTTTTTAATCGTCTAGGCTATGAAACAGGGATTGATCTATATAGCACGATAGATGTTGCCAATGACGTAGTTGCACGATTTATGCCACACCCACAGGAAATAACAGGCTCTAGTTTAATGATGGGTTACGCTGGTGTCTATTCAAGCTTTTTATTATTTACGCAGGAAGCAGCGAAAAAATATAACGTAGATGAACGTGAAATTTTAGTGGAGCTTGGAAAAATGAAAGCAGTAGGTGGGCAAGAGGATTTGATTGCAGAAATTGCTCGTGATTTATCTTCATTTAGCAAAAGACTTTCACCTCTGAAGGTGGTGAGATGA
- a CDS encoding acetaldehyde dehydrogenase (acetylating) translates to MAKLKVAILGSGNIGTDLMYKIERSDYLTMGVMVGIDPASEGIQRAKDHGYPTITNGIDGLVTCPELFDIVFDATTAKAHAMHSEKVLALGKKMVDLTPAAIGPFVVPCANLEKYATIDNVNMVTCGGQATIPIVHAINQVANVEYAEIVATVASKSAGPGTRANIDEFTRTTAKAIEEVGGANKGKAILILNPAEPPIMMRDTVHVLVNEGNKDQEIIEAIEEIVRAVQQYVPGYRMTSAPIFDGKQVTVFLEVEGAGDFFPTYSGNLDIMTAAALQVGNEIAKQLQETVKSN, encoded by the coding sequence ATGGCAAAATTGAAAGTTGCGATTTTAGGCTCCGGTAATATTGGTACAGATTTAATGTATAAAATCGAGCGCAGTGATTATTTAACCATGGGTGTCATGGTAGGAATTGACCCTGCTTCAGAAGGGATTCAACGTGCTAAGGATCATGGTTATCCTACTATCACCAATGGAATCGATGGCTTAGTTACATGTCCAGAGCTCTTTGATATTGTATTCGATGCGACAACTGCCAAGGCACATGCTATGCACAGTGAGAAGGTGCTTGCTCTTGGCAAAAAGATGGTTGATTTAACCCCAGCTGCTATTGGCCCATTTGTTGTGCCATGTGCCAATTTAGAAAAATATGCGACGATCGATAATGTCAATATGGTGACATGCGGTGGTCAAGCGACAATTCCAATTGTCCATGCCATTAACCAAGTCGCTAATGTTGAATATGCAGAAATAGTTGCAACGGTAGCAAGTAAAAGTGCAGGACCCGGCACACGCGCTAACATTGATGAATTTACACGCACAACCGCAAAGGCAATAGAGGAAGTAGGAGGTGCGAATAAGGGGAAAGCTATCCTTATATTAAATCCTGCTGAGCCACCTATTATGATGCGTGATACTGTGCATGTTTTAGTGAATGAAGGTAATAAGGACCAGGAAATTATAGAAGCTATTGAAGAGATTGTACGGGCTGTCCAACAATATGTACCTGGATATCGCATGACAAGTGCTCCGATTTTTGATGGCAAGCAGGTGACTGTCTTTTTAGAAGTTGAAGGGGCAGGGGATTTCTTCCCTACGTATTCAGGAAATCTTGATATTATGACGGCAGCAGCGCTACAAGTAGGAAATGAAATTGCTAAGCAGCTACAAGAAACAGTAAAGTCCAACTAA
- a CDS encoding 2-keto-4-pentenoate hydratase has protein sequence MDTQLYAEKLQEAEETKRPIEPLTSTVPEISVDDAYAIQLHQIARKQQKGKKIVGKKIGLTSKAMQQQFNVTEPDYGHILSDMVEVDGATISLNHFIEPKLEFEIAFVLKKDLFGPNITVEDVIEATDYIVPALEVIDSRIAGWKIRFEDTVADNGSSAMVIIGGTPTKLSHVNLPHIGMNVYRNGELFDSAAAAAVMGNPLHAVAWLANKLSKYDIGLQADEFVLAGALTAAVTIEDGDTFTADFAHLGAVSATFRQEEK, from the coding sequence ATGGATACACAACTATATGCAGAGAAATTACAGGAAGCGGAGGAAACGAAACGACCTATTGAGCCACTTACATCGACTGTGCCGGAAATAAGTGTGGATGATGCTTATGCTATTCAACTCCATCAAATTGCTAGAAAGCAACAAAAAGGTAAGAAAATTGTCGGTAAGAAAATTGGTTTAACGAGTAAGGCGATGCAGCAGCAATTTAATGTGACAGAGCCAGACTACGGTCATATTTTATCGGATATGGTGGAGGTCGATGGTGCAACTATCTCACTCAATCATTTCATTGAGCCAAAGTTAGAATTTGAAATTGCGTTTGTCTTAAAGAAAGACTTATTCGGACCAAATATTACAGTAGAGGATGTTATTGAGGCAACAGATTACATTGTCCCTGCATTAGAAGTGATTGATAGTCGAATAGCCGGTTGGAAAATTCGCTTTGAAGATACGGTTGCAGATAATGGTTCCTCCGCTATGGTGATTATTGGTGGAACGCCTACGAAATTATCACATGTCAATTTACCGCATATTGGCATGAATGTTTATCGTAATGGCGAATTGTTTGATAGTGCGGCTGCGGCTGCTGTAATGGGCAATCCATTACATGCAGTAGCGTGGTTAGCCAATAAGCTTAGTAAATATGATATTGGTTTGCAGGCCGATGAGTTTGTGTTGGCGGGAGCATTAACAGCTGCTGTAACAATTGAGGATGGAGATACGTTTACAGCAGATTTTGCTCATCTCGGAGCTGTGTCCGCTACGTTTAGGCAGGAGGAGAAATGA
- a CDS encoding flavin reductase family protein, translating to MEDRLFRNAMGKFATGVTVITTNRNGNIHGMTANAFMSVSLAPKLVVISVGEKASMLEHIQHSGTFTVNILSAQQQELSMLFAGQIKDKRHVKFGDLQGAPTIEGAIAQVSCEVASTFIEGDHTLFIGRVKNIHIEDGEPLLFFNGQYGALAVGTTLQI from the coding sequence ATGGAGGATCGTCTATTTAGAAATGCGATGGGGAAATTTGCAACAGGTGTCACGGTAATTACCACAAATAGAAATGGTAATATTCACGGCATGACTGCAAATGCGTTCATGTCTGTTTCACTTGCTCCTAAATTAGTTGTCATCTCGGTTGGTGAGAAAGCTTCTATGCTGGAGCATATTCAGCATAGTGGAACATTTACTGTCAATATTTTATCGGCACAACAGCAAGAACTATCCATGTTATTTGCCGGCCAAATCAAAGACAAACGTCATGTGAAGTTCGGTGATTTACAAGGTGCACCGACGATTGAAGGTGCTATTGCACAGGTAAGCTGTGAGGTTGCAAGCACTTTTATTGAAGGCGATCATACGTTATTTATCGGTCGCGTGAAGAACATTCATATAGAAGACGGGGAGCCATTACTATTCTTTAATGGACAATACGGTGCACTGGCAGTAGGAACAACATTGCAAATCTAG